A single region of the Pseudomonas sp. B21-023 genome encodes:
- a CDS encoding EboA domain-containing protein: protein MNSHIASSPTAALDMSHDCLAERQRALIAQLDQAELQWWHQAQTRLGQSPDANTAALLSSQCKRRVGDRAMHDDKGWSQLQVARALLLAQVLKQQPQARQLPLLRQLFLWGDDQEKVALLKALDWLDSRGACLELALQAGRTSNSQVFAALALDTLYPSRHYPERAFHQLVLKALGMGLDVSRLLGLSQRQGVTLNQLALDLLDEQLAAARPVSGGLYLAIAFSLLSPAQHQRLLGLCRQQCLPPGWHDHLAGHLPT from the coding sequence ATGAACAGTCATATCGCTTCGTCGCCAACGGCGGCGCTGGACATGAGCCACGACTGCCTGGCCGAACGGCAGCGGGCCTTGATCGCGCAACTCGATCAGGCCGAGTTGCAGTGGTGGCACCAGGCGCAGACGCGCCTCGGGCAGTCGCCGGACGCCAACACCGCCGCCCTGCTGAGCAGCCAGTGCAAGCGCCGGGTCGGCGACCGGGCCATGCACGACGATAAGGGCTGGAGCCAGCTGCAAGTGGCGCGCGCGCTGCTGCTGGCGCAGGTCCTCAAGCAGCAACCCCAGGCCAGGCAGCTGCCTTTGCTGCGCCAGTTGTTCCTGTGGGGCGACGACCAGGAAAAGGTCGCCCTGCTCAAGGCCCTGGACTGGCTCGACAGCCGTGGCGCGTGCTTGGAGCTGGCCTTGCAGGCCGGGCGCACCAGCAACAGCCAGGTGTTCGCCGCCCTCGCCCTCGACACCCTCTACCCGTCCCGTCACTACCCGGAGCGGGCGTTCCACCAGCTGGTGCTCAAAGCGCTCGGCATGGGGCTGGACGTGAGCCGCCTGCTCGGCCTGAGCCAGCGCCAAGGCGTCACCCTCAACCAACTGGCCCTTGATCTGCTGGATGAGCAACTGGCTGCCGCGCGTCCGGTCTCCGGCGGTCTGTACCTGGCGATTGCCTTCAGCCTGCTCAGCCCGGCGCAGCACCAGCGTCTGCTCGGCCTCTGCCGCCAGCAATGTCTGCCCCCCGGCTGGCATGACCACCTGGCCGGCCACTTACCGACCTGA
- a CDS encoding 3-dehydroquinate synthase, producing MKRSRGYRALSQRGPGKHFWLSVLCFSGLVIASFVLFEQQIQNFLSHLEHLLPSTPAQMLTLALLLIGLLALDVVLPVPSSMVALLAVASLGSVGGYLVIFIGLCLGAGLGYALGAGYFRLLSSRLGLHQRQPGQLAYRLGTLSLICLRGVPVLAETSVVAAGMQRYPLRAFILVTTLANAGLALAYSAIGTFLVAQNALLVTLLAGMVLPALFIAGYSLFKALRKGEPLRGRFTVSYDYPVVFTEHLFDPLNTCLHRQLTAQQRGRVMVLVFADEQLLRCAPHLPGQIDAYFAAHDADLNLKAAPIAVPAGELSKDAQVLQQLYSDMLSHGLDRHCFVLALGGGAVLDAVGYACATFHRGMRLIRIPSTVLAQNDAGIGVKNGINAFGQKNLLGAFYPASAVINDFQLLTTLAHRDRIAGLAEAVKVALIKDRAFFEWIEQEADALAHFDHPASRYAIRRCAELHLGHITGAGDPFERGNGRPLDYGHWAAHKLENLSQHRLRHGEAVAVGMSLDGLYANALGLLSDADSERVISLLLRLGFNLCPPELSLKDAHGRSRVLLGLEEFRQHLGGQLSIPMLSCIGTSVDLHEIDDALMEQALLRLVSQHAPLTLGEGCAQ from the coding sequence ATGAAGCGCAGCCGCGGGTATCGTGCGCTCTCGCAAAGAGGGCCGGGCAAACATTTCTGGTTGTCAGTACTGTGCTTCTCAGGCCTGGTGATCGCCAGCTTTGTGTTATTCGAGCAACAGATCCAGAACTTCCTCTCCCACCTAGAACACTTGCTGCCTTCGACCCCCGCCCAGATGCTTACCCTGGCGTTGCTGTTGATCGGCTTGCTGGCGCTGGACGTGGTGCTACCGGTGCCGTCGAGCATGGTCGCGCTGCTTGCGGTGGCGTCGCTTGGCAGCGTTGGCGGCTACCTGGTGATCTTCATCGGTCTGTGCCTGGGTGCCGGGCTGGGGTATGCGCTGGGGGCCGGGTATTTTCGCCTGCTGTCCAGCCGCCTGGGCCTGCACCAGCGCCAGCCGGGGCAACTGGCGTATCGGCTGGGCACGCTGTCGTTGATCTGCCTGCGCGGCGTGCCGGTGCTGGCGGAAACCTCGGTGGTGGCGGCCGGCATGCAGCGCTATCCGTTGCGCGCCTTCATCCTGGTCACCACCTTGGCCAATGCCGGCCTGGCACTGGCCTACAGCGCTATCGGCACCTTCCTGGTCGCGCAGAACGCGCTGCTGGTGACCCTGCTCGCCGGCATGGTCCTGCCCGCGCTGTTCATCGCCGGGTACAGCCTGTTCAAGGCCTTGCGCAAGGGTGAACCACTGCGCGGGCGTTTCACGGTCAGTTACGACTACCCCGTGGTGTTCACCGAGCACCTGTTCGATCCGCTCAACACCTGCCTGCATCGCCAGCTCACCGCACAGCAGCGTGGACGGGTAATGGTGCTGGTCTTCGCCGACGAACAGCTGCTGCGTTGCGCACCGCACCTGCCGGGCCAGATCGACGCCTACTTTGCCGCCCATGACGCGGACCTGAACCTGAAAGCCGCGCCCATCGCCGTGCCGGCCGGTGAGCTGAGCAAGGACGCACAGGTACTGCAACAGCTGTACAGCGACATGCTGAGCCATGGGCTGGACCGCCATTGCTTTGTCCTGGCCCTGGGCGGCGGCGCCGTGCTGGACGCGGTGGGCTACGCCTGCGCCACCTTTCACCGGGGCATGCGCCTGATCCGTATCCCCAGTACGGTACTGGCACAGAACGACGCGGGCATCGGCGTGAAGAACGGCATCAACGCTTTCGGCCAGAAGAACCTGCTCGGCGCCTTCTACCCCGCCAGCGCGGTGATCAATGACTTCCAGCTGCTCACCACGCTTGCCCACCGCGACCGCATCGCCGGCCTGGCCGAGGCGGTCAAGGTGGCGCTGATCAAGGACCGCGCCTTCTTCGAGTGGATAGAGCAGGAGGCCGACGCCCTCGCCCACTTCGATCATCCGGCCAGTCGTTACGCCATCCGCCGTTGCGCCGAGCTGCACCTGGGGCACATCACCGGCGCTGGCGACCCCTTCGAACGCGGTAACGGGCGTCCCCTGGACTACGGCCACTGGGCGGCGCACAAGCTGGAAAACCTCAGCCAGCACCGCCTGCGCCACGGTGAAGCGGTGGCGGTGGGAATGTCCCTCGACGGGCTCTATGCCAATGCCCTGGGTCTGTTGAGCGATGCCGACAGCGAGCGCGTCATCAGCCTGTTGCTCAGGCTTGGCTTCAACCTGTGCCCGCCGGAGCTGAGCCTGAAAGATGCGCATGGGCGTTCGCGGGTGTTGCTCGGGCTGGAGGAGTTTCGCCAGCACCTGGGCGGGCAGCTGTCCATCCCCATGCTCAGCTGCATCGGCACATCGGTCGACCTGCACGAGATCGATGACGCCCTGATGGAACAGGCGCTGCTGCGGTTGGTCAGCCAGCACGCGCCCCTCACCTTGGGCGAGGGCTGCGCGCAATGA
- a CDS encoding DUF3142 domain-containing protein, which yields MPVTPSLRHLCFCIVLGALAGCQPEPAPPLDQQLYIWQRQWQPVHEQALADSRADFSTLRVLALQAQPKAGWSRALVDLPQLKADGRPVIAVVRLDGQLPALDLQEAGPQMARLLADWQAVGVPLDGLEIDHDSGSARLADYGEFLLQLREQLPPGLKLSITALPAWLGSPHLPSLLQVVDSSVLQVHAVSDPRRGLFDPAQARQWAERWSRVGDKPFYLALPAYGVALLPDTGGAPVVESETPLNRGGERRELLADPQQLADLGRQLRNQPPAHLAGLIWFRLPLPGDRRAWSLTTLSAVARGDALASQWRVELSGQAGLRDITLVNVGNLDLPMPARVELDVESCDAADGLNGYRLQQSPRHLTFNRQSSARLAAGGRRILGWARCHGIDQGAWNVYP from the coding sequence ATGCCCGTCACCCCGTCCCTGCGTCACCTGTGCTTCTGTATCGTGCTCGGAGCGCTCGCCGGCTGCCAGCCAGAACCCGCACCGCCCCTCGACCAGCAGCTCTATATCTGGCAACGCCAATGGCAACCCGTCCACGAGCAGGCCCTGGCGGACAGCCGCGCCGACTTTTCGACCTTGCGCGTGCTGGCATTGCAAGCGCAGCCCAAGGCCGGGTGGAGCAGGGCGCTGGTCGACCTGCCACAGCTCAAGGCCGATGGCCGGCCGGTGATCGCGGTGGTGCGCCTGGACGGCCAGCTGCCGGCGCTCGACCTGCAGGAGGCAGGCCCACAGATGGCGCGCCTGCTGGCGGACTGGCAGGCCGTGGGTGTGCCCTTGGATGGGTTGGAGATCGACCATGACAGTGGCAGCGCTCGCCTTGCAGACTATGGCGAATTTCTCCTGCAGCTGCGCGAACAACTGCCACCGGGCCTGAAGCTGAGCATTACCGCATTGCCCGCCTGGCTCGGCAGCCCGCACCTGCCGTCGCTGTTGCAGGTGGTGGACAGCAGTGTGTTGCAGGTGCACGCAGTGAGCGACCCGCGTCGCGGCCTGTTCGATCCGGCACAGGCCAGGCAATGGGCCGAACGCTGGAGTCGCGTCGGCGACAAGCCGTTCTACCTGGCCTTGCCCGCCTATGGCGTCGCGTTGCTGCCCGACACCGGCGGCGCGCCCGTTGTGGAAAGCGAAACGCCCTTGAACCGTGGTGGCGAACGCCGCGAACTGCTGGCCGATCCACAGCAATTGGCGGACCTGGGCAGACAATTGCGCAACCAGCCACCTGCGCACCTGGCCGGGCTGATCTGGTTCCGCCTGCCGTTGCCCGGCGACCGCCGCGCCTGGAGCCTGACCACCTTGAGCGCGGTGGCGCGGGGCGATGCGCTCGCCAGCCAATGGCGGGTCGAGCTGTCCGGGCAGGCGGGGCTGCGCGACATCACGCTGGTCAATGTCGGCAATCTCGACCTGCCGATGCCTGCGCGGGTAGAGCTGGACGTCGAATCCTGTGACGCCGCCGACGGGCTCAACGGCTACCGCTTGCAGCAATCCCCGCGACACCTCACTTTCAACCGCCAGTCCAGCGCGCGTCTCGCCGCTGGCGGCCGGCGCATCCTCGGCTGGGCGCGCTGCCATGGAATCGATCAAGGAGCATGGAATGTCTACCCGTAA
- a CDS encoding UbiA family prenyltransferase, whose product MSQIAPDLKTWMTVGRVSNLPTVWTNTLAAALLASSASALAPPSSLVWLLLLAMLSLLYLAGMLLNDLLDADWDQQHSNARPITLGLVSRRQVRQGIYGLLLLAATAALGLSRLVEQPHWLLGSVTLLVGCILGYNLLHKTHVHSVWLMGACRSALYLTAAASLAVPAQPIWLCAILLGVYISGLTYLARQEHLNQLLSRLPLLLMLSPLALAAYADTLWFWPVLLLWLGWLGWHYWLHLADPRRRQVRAFIGAGLAALPLFDALVLAVADQPLGSLLCVLVFFLLPHLQRWIKPT is encoded by the coding sequence ATGAGCCAGATCGCGCCGGACCTGAAAACCTGGATGACCGTTGGCCGGGTCTCCAACCTGCCCACAGTGTGGACCAATACCCTGGCCGCCGCCCTGCTGGCCAGCAGTGCCAGCGCCCTGGCGCCACCCTCGTCGCTTGTGTGGCTCCTGCTGCTGGCCATGCTGTCGCTGCTGTACCTGGCCGGCATGCTGCTGAACGACCTGCTGGACGCCGATTGGGACCAACAGCACAGCAACGCCCGCCCCATCACCCTGGGGCTGGTCAGCCGACGGCAGGTGCGCCAGGGCATCTACGGGTTGCTGCTGCTGGCCGCGACCGCCGCGCTTGGCCTGAGCCGCCTGGTCGAACAGCCGCACTGGCTGCTGGGCAGCGTCACCCTGCTGGTGGGCTGCATTCTCGGCTACAACCTGCTGCACAAGACCCATGTCCACAGCGTCTGGTTGATGGGCGCGTGCCGCTCCGCCCTGTACCTCACCGCGGCAGCCAGCCTGGCGGTGCCGGCGCAGCCCATCTGGCTGTGCGCGATCCTGCTGGGCGTGTACATCAGCGGCCTGACCTACCTGGCGCGCCAGGAACACCTCAACCAGTTGCTCAGCCGCCTGCCCCTGCTGCTGATGCTCAGCCCGCTGGCCCTGGCGGCCTACGCCGACACCCTGTGGTTCTGGCCGGTGTTGCTGCTATGGCTGGGCTGGTTGGGCTGGCACTACTGGCTGCACCTCGCCGATCCGCGGCGCCGACAAGTACGCGCCTTTATCGGCGCGGGGTTGGCGGCCCTGCCGCTGTTCGATGCCCTGGTCCTGGCTGTGGCCGACCAGCCCTTGGGCAGCCTGCTGTGCGTCCTGGTGTTCTTCCTGCTTCCACACCTCCAACGCTGGATCAAACCGACATGA